Below is a window of Anabas testudineus chromosome 10, fAnaTes1.2, whole genome shotgun sequence DNA.
TCATTGTTAGGTTGCAAGCATCTCCGAGAGTTTGTAAGGTGCTTTATGACTTTGTTACCTTACTGGTTTTGCAGGCAGCTGTTGAATTGATGAGTGTGCATATGCTCTGACTATATAATCAATTTAAGTGGACTTTGGCCTCACTTGAGTAAAATAGTATACGCTTTTTAGAGCCATTGAAAACACTTTATTGCCAGGATGACTAAAGCATACTTTACTGTCAAAAAATATAGGAAATACGCTGTAGTTAAGGGGATAAATAAGTCTCAGTGGTTTGATTAGAAATATGAGTTTTTAGTCTTGTCAAGATTTAACACTAATGTAGTAATTActtttaataaataagaattaacTAGAACTGATGAGAGTCATTGCTCTTTTCTTTGCAGTGTTCCAGCTTTCACACGGCACTGAGGTGAATGTCACAAACAAAGATGGCAAGTTGTGCCTCTATGCCAGTCTGACAGTCAACTTCTCAGTCGAATATACTGCTGCAGGGAAGGTGAGTTCTGGTGTGACCAACTGTGATTAGTATATTTTAGTTAGCTTATGAAGCTAAAGCAGCGGAAAGCAGCTCCACTGTTATCATGCCATCGCAAGAGTGTGACTGTCAGAGTTCTCTACGGGAAGCACATATCATCATGGAAAAGGGAAATGAGGGGATTCACTACAAAACAAGTTCTTGCTATTCAGCAtttctgttggtttgttttcctgGAGTGTTTCCTGcaattgttctgttttttcttcagtaGTGAGTGTTCTATTCCAAAAATCtcacagaaatgtgtgtcaGTTAAAGAAACTGCTTTGAAAACAGTTTAACATCAGCCTAATTAAATCATGTTTCAATAAGGTCACAATCTGGTCTCTTTCAGGGTGCTTTAGCGACATTTGGACTTCCTTCAAATGTAACAACAACTGGAAGTAAATGTGACAACACAAGCTCAACGTTGACACTTAACTTTGGAGCGGGACACTCCTGGAGTATCAACTTCACCGTGAATGGAAAAAACTACCAGACGGACACCATCACTTTTTCCTACAATCTCAATGACTCATCTCTTTTTCCTAATTCTGAATCAAATGGTAACTTGTACAATtcacagtgaaaaaataaacatacacacatggatGAAGGACATTGTACTGACATGTtcttaaaatttgtttttagaGACTAAATCTGTGACTGCGAAGCCTCAGATTACAGACATAGGCCTGGGCACCTGCTACTCGTGCAAGAGTAGAGACCTGATTCAGGCTGATCTAGTCAACATGACGCTGTCGGACGTGCTCATACAAGCTTTTGTCAGTAATGGCAGCAGGAGTGAAAACGGTAAGTGCAGATGCAGCAAAATGTCTCAACTTGGCAGTAAAATCTGTGTTTCTACTAACCGTCtctgttttttccctttcaCAGAAACAATCTGCAGCGCCGATGTACCCACAACCACGGCTGCCCCCACCACTACCGTCACAAACTCAACTTCCACTCCAACTACTCCTCCAACCACCACCCCAACCCCGACCCTCCCCACACCCACCACCGGGAAGTACGGCGTCAAGAATGATGCGAACGGCACAGATTGCCTGTTGGCCACCTTTGGCCTGAGGATTGGTTTTACGCAAGGAGAGgtacatttaaaactgaattttctAATTCTGTTGCTTAGTTAAGTTTTCCAATGATACACGGATGACCTTTGCACAGCCCCTgctcatttaattttcttttctctggcGTAGAAATACCAGGAGATGAATTTTGAGCCCAATGGGACTAAAGCCTCTGGATCATGTGGAACCAACAGCAGTGAGCTTCTGTTGGTTTCAAACGACATCACCATTATGTTCACCTTCATCAGTGTAAGTGCTCACCGGTTCCCAACTTTTATCATCTATCCGTGGATCCCTGTAACATGTATCTGACATTTTCTATGTTAAGAAAATGCGAAAGATGCCTTGCTAGAAGAGTAAAGTAGGCAGTGGCTTCCAGATGtaggaaagaaatgaaatgtcGATATACTCGACCTCAAGCCGTGTGTGTGTTAGCCTTTTATACTTGAGGTAGCTGCCAGGGTAGTACTCATAGTTTAATTGttaaaaattacttttaatttattttaaattactgttAATTTCTTGCTTTCTTTAAACAGGACTCAAAGAAATTCCGTCTTCATGCTCTGAATGTCACCACACATGGTAATTAAAAGAATCACATTGACCTACTAACCCGGGCACCACATTGAGCTCATCACATCAAgctacttcttctttttcctttgttttatctgtgtgttttgttttaaggtGTGCAGTTTTCTGAGGTGAACACCAACCTCAGTCTGTGGGAGGCTTCTGTCGGCAGCTCCTACATGTGCAACAAGGAGCAGAACAACACCATCACCAACCTGCTCAGCCTCTACACCTTCAACCTACAGGTGCAACCCTTTGAGGTCAAGAAAGGTGTTTTCAGCACAGGTAGGTTTCTCTTTACTGTACTGTGGTTTTATCAAAGATGCCCACGATAAAACATTATCATCTGGCCAGGGTATAACGTTTTGATGTTGTCAGGTGAATTTACATTAATGTCAGACACAGTTTAATCCAAACTGAGCTCAACCTAAAGCACtactttatattaaactgtaTGTAACAAGGTGGGTAGCCATTATTTGTTTGGAACTAACCAACACCCAACTGATGATACATGAATTTTAATAACAAGGATTTATAATAGCTGGAAAAGGTGGAAGTGTCCAGCATTTCCATAAAAaagacagtggcaagaaaaagtatgtgaaccc
It encodes the following:
- the lamp2 gene encoding lysosome-associated membrane glycoprotein 2 isoform X1, with translation MSRYAAFVLLLSSGIVFQLSHGTEVNVTNKDGKLCLYASLTVNFSVEYTAAGKGALATFGLPSNVTTTGSKCDNTSSTLTLNFGAGHSWSINFTVNGKNYQTDTITFSYNLNDSSLFPNSESNETKSVTAKPQITDIGLGTCYSCKSRDLIQADLVNMTLSDVLIQAFVSNGSRSENETICSADVPTTTAAPTTTVTNSTSTPTTPPTTTPTPTLPTPTTGKYGVKNDANGTDCLLATFGLRIGFTQGEKYQEMNFEPNGTKASGSCGTNSSELLLVSNDITIMFTFISDSKKFRLHALNVTTHGVQFSEVNTNLSLWEASVGSSYMCNKEQNNTITNLLSLYTFNLQVQPFEVKKGVFSTAEECQGDAESFLVPIAVGVALLVLILIVMVVYFIGRKRYMATGYESF
- the lamp2 gene encoding lysosome-associated membrane glycoprotein 2 isoform X2; the encoded protein is MSRYAAFVLLLSSGIVFQLSHGTEVNVTNKDGKLCLYASLTVNFSVEYTAAGKGALATFGLPSNVTTTGSKCDNTSSTLTLNFGAGHSWSINFTVNGKNYQTDTITFSYNLNDSSLFPNSESNETKSVTAKPQITDIGLGTCYSCKSRDLIQADLVNMTLSDVLIQAFVSNGSRSENETICSADVPTTTAAPTTTVTNSTSTPTTPPTTTPTPTLPTPTTGKYGVKNDANGTDCLLATFGLRIGFTQGEKYQEMNFEPNGTKASGSCGTNSSELLLVSNDITIMFTFISDSKKFRLHALNVTTHGVQFSEVNTNLSLWEASVGSSYMCNKEQNNTITNLLSLYTFNLQVQPFEVKKGVFSTAHECSLDDTSILIPIIVGAALAGLILVVVIAYVIGRRKTYVGYQTL